The region TTGAATCGAAGCCCCAGTAAACGGCGGCCGTAACTATAACGGTCCTAAGGTAGCGAAATTCCTTGTCGGGTAAGTTCCGACCTGCACGAATGGCGTAACGACTTCCCCGCTGTCTCCAACATAGACTCAGTGAAATTGAATTCCCCGTGAAGATGCGGGGTTCCTGCGGTCAGACGGAAAGACCCCGTGCACCTTTACTATAGCTTTACACTGGCATTCGTGTCGGCATGTGTAGGATAGGTGGTAGGCTTTGAAGCGGGGACGCCAGTTTCCGTGGAGCCATCCTTGAAATACCACCCTTATCGTCATGGATGTCTAACCGCGGCCCGTCATCCGGGTCCGGGACAGTGTATGGTGGGTAGTTTGACTGGGGCGGTCGCCTCCGAAAGAGTAACGGAGGCGCGCGATGGTGGGCTCAGACCGGTCGGAAATCGGTCGTCGAGTGCAATGGCATAAGCCCGCCTGACTGCGAGACTGACAAGTCGAGCAGAGACGAAAGTCGGTCATAGTGATCCGGTGGTCCCGCGTGGAAGGGCCATCGCTCAACGGATAAAAGGTACGCCGGGGATAACAGGCTGATGACCCCCAAGAGTCCATATCGACGGGGTTGTTTGGCACCTCGATGTCGGCTCATCGCATCCTGGGGCTGGAGCAGGTCCCAAGGGTTTGGCTGTTCGCCAATTAAAGCGGTACGTGAGCTGGGTTCAGAACGTCGTGAGACAGTTCGGTCCCTATCTGCCGTGGGTGTAGGAATATTGACAGGATCTGTCCCTAGTACGAGAGGACCGGGATGGACATATCTCTGGTGGACCTGTTGTCCTGCCAAGGGCATAGCAGGGTAGCTATATATGGACGGGATAACCGCTGAAGGCATCTAAGCGGGAAACCCACCTGAAAACGAGTATTCCCTATCAGAGCCGTGGAAGACGACCACGTTGATAGGCCGGGTGTGGAAGTGCGGCAACGCATGAAGCTTACCGGTACTAATAGCTCGATCGGCTTGATCGTTCTCATTGACTGTGCTCATCGAACAAAGTTCGATGATGCTTGAAGACGTGTTCAAATAAACGATGTGAAAACATCACCAGCTTCTCAAACATAAGTTGCGCTTTGCCGACCTGGTGGTTATGGCGGGGTGGCTGCACCCGTTCCCTTTCCGAACACGGCCGTGAAACGCCCCTGCGCCCATGGTACTTCGTCTTAAGACGCGGGAGAGTAGGTCGCTGCCAGGTCTGCAAAACGCAACTTCATGATATAAAATCTTCTCATCACAGACCAACGGCCCAAAGCCGATCAAAGGGCCGCTCACAAAGCGGCCTTTCGTGTTAATATATACCGCGGGGTGGAGCAGCCCCCGCCGAACCGCAGAAGGCAAAGCCTTCGAGGACCGGCAAACAAAAAGTCCGGGCATGCCCAGACAGCTCATCATGGCGCGGGGTGGAGCAGCCCGGTAGCTCGTCAGGCTCATAACCTGAAGGCCGCAGGTTCAAATCCTGCCCCCGCAACCAAACTTTACTTCCGCAAAAACCCGCCTCTGGGCGGGTTTTTGCGTTTCTGCACGGTGGTCGGCAGACAAAACGGGACGCGACGGCGCGACCTGTCAGCTCAATTCATTCCGGGTCAGGAATTCTGCTGCCTGCATCGTCTCCAAGGCATTCGCTGTCTCCCTGAAGTAAGGGAAGCTTTGCCAGAGAGTGCGGTCGCCGACAATATAGCAGCGGCGTTTGGCGCGTGTCAGCGCCACATTCAGGAGGTTCGGCTTCGATGCCGCCCAGGCTGCCGCCCCGCTATGCTCGGCATCGGCGCCGAGCACCATGAAGACGATGTCTTCCTCCTTGCCTTGGAAGGTATGCACCGTGCCTATCCGCTCTCGCAGCCACCGTGACAGTTTCGACGGCGAACGCATATTCCCGTGGCGATCGACCCATGACGCATGGGCCAGAGACTGCCTCAGGCTGTTTTTGATCTCCTTGAAAGGCGAAATGATATAGAGATCCGGCAATGCGCCATCGCGGCGATAGGTGGCAGTGAGGACGCCGACGATGAAGTCTGTCTGTTCGGCAACGGTCTGCTTGCCCGATACCCGGCCCCTGACGTCGATCCAGGCGCTGTCGCCATAAAATGGCGGTGCGTCGCCGGCCGGGCGTCGACTTTCCAGCCCGAATACCATCTTGTTCTGATAGGCGATCCGGTTGGCGAGGCCGAACATCGGATCGATGCAGCGCCGATGCACTCTGAGAGGGCAGCCGATCCAGAGCCCGTCCGCTTCCTCGCCGGGGACGGTCGTTCCGTAGCGGTTGGCGGCATCGGCGAGCATCTGAACCGACGCCCGGTTCGGCGAATATTGTCCTGCCGCCGTGTGGGGTGAGAGAGCCGAAATGGCGGTGATCAGCGCGCTGGGAAGGACAAAGACCGGCTCGATCTGCTGGGGATCGCCGATCGCCATGACGCGACGTCCCCGCAGCAGGGCCCCGACCGCCGCTTGCGGCACTGCCTGACCGGCTTCGTCGATGAAGACCCAGCCGATCGAATCGGCTTCAAGCCCGCGGAACTGCCGGGCGAAGGAGGCGAATGTCGTCGAGACGATGGGAACGATCATGAAAAGGCTCTGCCAGATCAATGCAATGTTCTGGTCGTCGACGGGACTGTTGTTGGACAGCAGTTTGCTGATGGCGACGATGTTTCCGCCAAAACCGCCGCCCTTCTTGCCGACCTCCGCCAGCCATGCTTCATGCAGCGTCAACGCTGCCTCCAGCAATGCCGATCGCAGGCCTGCGAACTCGTCCTGATGCCAGAGACCGTCGATCTGGAAGCGGTCGGTCTCCAGATCGGCGAGAGACCCGGGCATGGCGGGATGACCGAGAACTTCGCCCAGACGGTCGAACTCCGCTCTTTTCCTTACCCAGATTTTCTGCCGTGACCGCAGTGCCTGTTCAGCCCGCTCATGTTCTCGCAAAGCCTGTTCCAGCTGAGGTTCATAGGTTTTCGCAAGATGATGCTCGCAGTCCGCCAGCGCCTTGCGCAAGTCCAGCTGCCGGCGCGCATTGGCGCCGACATCCTGCCGATGCTGCCGGGCGGGGGTATTGGGCAGCACCCGCTCCCACCAGGCAGGCGCGCTGCGGTCGAGCAGCTGTTCCTCCTCCTTCAGATCCGACAATTCTTGCCCGATCCGCAGCATCTCGGCCGCCACCATATCGTAGCGCTCCTGCGCGCGCCGAAGTTCGGCGGCGGCTGCCCCGACCCGTTCAAGCGCATCGCTGCAGAACGCATCCTGCGAAACCAGGGCGATGTCGTCATGGAGATCGGCATAGCGTGCATATTGACCTATCTTGTCGCGGACCCGCTCGTCGGCGGCACGAAAGGCCGACGATGCTTCGACGAAGCTCGGCCCCTCGTAATCGTCTCGCCATTCCCAGATGGTCTGCGGCTTGGCGGCACCGGACCAGCCGGGGTTCGGCCTTTCGGTGATTTCCATGAAGGCGAAACGTTCCTTGAAGGCCCGCCGGTTCCTGGCATTGCCGAGCGCGCAGGCGATCAGTCCCCATGGCCGATCGCCGTCCGCGAGCTTGACGGTGGCGCCATTGTCCTTTTGACAAGCGATCTTGTGCGCGACCGTCTGCAGATATTCGAGTGAAGATGTCCTGGCGATCGAGCTCCGCTTGGGAAGATCGCGCGAAATATTCTCCACGGCGGCATTGTTGGAGGAGGCGACGGCCATTTCGAAACCAGTAAGAGCCGGGATCAGCGCCGATATGGAGGCGGTGCTGCGGTCGGCGAAGATGGCGCGGCGCGGCGATCCGTCAAAGGCGTCGCGCGCCGTCTTCAAGGAGGAGAGCACGCGGGCGCGCCGAACGAGGTTGTCCGCGAACATGTCGCGAAGCAGGGTCGTCTTTCCCGTCCCCGGTGGGCCGTTGACCGAGAAAAGCCCGGTTTCCGAAAGCTCGCCGAGGGCCGAATTGATGGCGAATTGCTGCATGAGACTCATCGCGTGATGGGGTTCGCTGAGCCAGCGTCCGCGGTTGAGATTTCCCGGATGCAGGGCCCGGACAATCGCCCGGCGCCCATCCTCCGAATAGAGGTCGATCCGCTTCTCCGGGGCAAGCGGGGTGAGATATCGCCTGAGCGGCTCGGGAATATCGCCGTGTTTGACATGCATCATCGCCCGCTCGATATCCTCGATGAAGAAGCTGTTCAGGATGCCGATCTCGTCCTCGATACTTGCGCTCTCATCCTCCTCATTATCGGCATCCGGCGCATGGCTCTCCTGCTGCGGCGGCAGCGAGAGGACGTCAGGCCTTTCCGCCCTGTCTTTGTAGCGTATTTCAACGGCGGCGATCGGCTTCTCCTGACGCGAGGCAAAGCCAGCCCAATCGCAGAGCAGTTCATGCAGTGTCAGGATTTCGCCGGCATCGAGCGGCTGATCGGCATCGTCGTCCAAGGATGAAGATCTCAGCTGTCGCTGCGCCCGAAAATTCTGAAGCAATTCCGTCAACTGCCGCTTGCTGTCGGCAAATGCCTGGTGGCTGAGCGCGGCGAGGCCGGATTTGCGCACACGTCCCAGCGCCCATGGAAGCGTGGATACGGAAAATGTTTCGAAAATCGGCTGCCCCGAAGGCGCCAGTTGCAAGCTGGCAAAGCAGGTATCGCCATCGAGATCGCCGCGTTCGGCATCCTCATACTCGGCGAAATCGGCCGCAACGCTATCGAAGTGCCGGCGGACAGAGGTAATTTCGGACTTGCTGAAAACGCCGAGGAACAGGGTAAAACCCGTGATCTGCTTCTCCTCGGGGATCGCTGGGCGGCTAAGCGCGGCGCCGTCATCGTCGAGCGTCCTTGCATGCAGCCAGAAGACACTTCGTCCTTCACCTGCGACGATACGGCTGGAGAGATCGTAGGGAATGAAGAACTCGATCTTGTGCCAGAAATCGAGGATGGCCAGAAGCCGTTCCCTTTCGGCGCCATCTGCATTGGTCTGCATGAGTTTCCACTGAGGAGTTGCAAAATAGGCTTGCACCCCTTTTAGCAACGAACGGCGCTCAAAATCAAAGACCACGGCGGTTGCGCGTCCAGGAGCCGCCCGAACGCATTTCGCCGCCGGCGATGATCTCGTCAGTGCAGCCGTGGCCGGCGTCGTTCGCCGAGCAGCCCACCCCGGCTCCAGCGGGCGATGGTCTCCGGCGCGACATCCGTCTTGTGCGGCTCGGCACGCGCCTGGATAAGTTCGAGGGCGGCAGTTGCCTTGGTGATATAGTCGAGTGCGGCCGGATCGTCCGAATGGAAGTCCTGGATCGCGGCGAACACGGCCTCCGCCTCGGCCAGTCGTTTGCCGGCCGCAAGAGCGATGCCACGCTTGTACTGCGCCTGGATGAGATGCGGCCCGGCCTCGCCGACCCGGCGGAACGTCTCGGCGGCCTGGTCGTATTGATGCAGCGCAAGCTGCGTGTCGCCGAGCCGCATCCGGATCGGCGTCGGATCGGGTGCTTGCTCGGCGAGCGCCTTATAGGCAGCCAGGGCCTCCGCGAGCTTGCCCCGGTCAAACAGCAGATTGGCGATCCCGAATTCCGCGCCGGTATGGCCCGGAACCGATTGCAGGACCTGATTGAAGGCGATCTCGGCTTTCCCACGGGCACCGTTCCGGTACATGTCGAGCGCCTGTTCGTAGACGAACCGAACGCTCCGAGGGTTGAGCGCGCCATGCAGATTATGGCCGTTGCGGGTGCGGAACAGGGTGCAACTGATCCGTCGTTCCTCGACCCCGAACATATATTTATAGGGCTCGTTTCCGCGCAGGAAGTCGTAGGTCTTGAAGCCTTGCTCGATCGCCCGCCGGATGCAGTAGCCATGCAGGATGAGACCGGGAGACGGCGTCTTCCATGTCTCGTCGCGGCCGGTGATATAGAAGAGGATCGCCTTTTTCTGCCGGTCGACGATATTCGCCAGCGCGCCGAGCGGTTGGTCGCCATGCCAGAGGACCGGCACGTCGAGATTGCCGCTGTTGAAGCAATCCATCAGCATTTCGCGCGTGGTGATGATCAGCCGCTCGGTCCGCTCCGTGCCTTTGCGGGCGCTCCACTTGGCTCGCCAGAGATTGAAGAGGATGTCCAGGTCGCGCTCGATGGTCTTAGGGTTCGCCATCGTGATCCGGTAGATATCGTCTCCCTCGACCTTGCGCAGAAACCGCCGGAGCTTCTGGCGCGTCTGGCTGCTCATGCGCTGCTCGAGATAATCGTGGAAGCTTGCCGGCAGGGGAACGATGGGGCAGATTGTATTGTCGATATTCTCGCTGTTTTTCGGCGAGCTGTCGCGAAACATCACCTCCGGCCCCCGCAGCGCCGCGATCATCTTCTCGCGCCGCCCGGCCGGGCCACAGAAATATTCGAGCTTCAGGTCCGTCCAGTTCTGATGTTTGATAAACGAGGCAAAGCCGGCAATGGCATGATGCTCATAATCCGGCCTGACGATGAAGCCGGTGTAATCGGCGGCAAAATTGCCGGCCATGATGATCTCGTCGTAGAATTGCCCGGTCTTCTCGTTCAGATGCGTGATCAGCCGTAAGGGAAAAAAAGCCACATAAGGCGCGTCCGGATCACGCTCGCGAAGCGCGAGTATGAACCAGCGGCGCCGACGGGACAGATAATTCTTCAGCCAGATCCAGGAGAGGAAATGCTGCGCATCGGGATCGTCCATAAAGACCTGATCCCAATTGTCGCGTAGCGCCTCGAACCCGGCAATGGTGTCGATGATATCTATGCGCATGTCCGCCCCCCAATACCCCATACGTCACTCGGGAGCTTTCATTCTAATGGCAAACACCGATCTTCAAATAAACCGTCAGGATGATTTGAAGCGCTTAAATGTGATTAGTTTTGAGCCGGCAAATAACCTCAAATCGCAATCTGTTTCTGGTAATAATTCAAAGACATAGGGCTAGGCGCGCTGCACGCGATGCCGGGCCTCGAGTCCCATCGCCCGAAAGTGTGCGACGGTCTGGAATGACTCATACAGAAGGATTAGATTAGAGCTCGCCGGAGATCTGCGGGCTCGCATGAATGAAGGCCCAGAGTGCCCGGCTGATGGCGACGATTTCGGCGATCGACTTCTCCAGAAGGTCGATCTCGCGTGCATCCATCTGCTCGACCTTGCCGTAGCGGATCTCCTTGTCGTCCTCGACCAGCCGCATCAGCTGCGTGCTCGAAATCTCCCCCTTCTCGTCGAAGGAATAGATGCAGTGGTTGTACTTGTTGCGGGTCTTGGATTCCTTCTTCAGCCGCGACATGGCTGAAAGAATTGCCTTGCGGTCGGAAGGCGAGGTCGAGGCGAGTTTGGCAAGCCGTTCGACGAGATCGATCCGTGCCCGTGTCGTATTGAGGGTCAGGAACACGACGATGGCCGCATCCTTTTCGACCCGCAACAGATGGGCGATGATGTAGATCAGCAGACTTTCGGTATTCGTCCAGACATAGTTCAGGCGCCCGACCCGCAGCAGGACATCGGACATCGCCGCCATGCTCGCCCTTTCTTCCCCAAAGGGGATGATCCATCCCGAAGGGATGATACATGCCGATGCCATATCAGAACAACGGACAAATCCCCTGTATTTAACGGACCGCCGTCGTTTGCGATCTCCGCGATCAGCGTTCCTTGAAAGCCCGGGACATGCTGTCGGTGATCGGTTTGCTGATATATTCGAAGAAGGTCCGTTCCGACGTCTGGATCAGCACTTCGGCCGGCATGCCGGGAACGGGATGGAAATTATGCACCCGCGCAATCTCGGAGTCCGGTATTTGAACACGCACGATATAGACGTCCTTGACCGAAACCCCCGAATTTTCCTCGATCGAGTCGGCCGAGACGTAGAAGACCTTGCCCTCCAGGACCGGCGTCGTCCGCCGATTGAGCGCCGTCAGGCGGATCGAGGCCGTTTCTCCCTCCCGCAGTTGGTCGATGGAGGTGCGCAGCACCTGCGCTTCCAGGATCAGCGGCACATGTGCCGGCAGGATCTCCATGATCGGCTTGCCCGTGGTGATGACACCGCCGGCGGTGTGGAAATAAGAGCGCACCACCGTGCCCGTCACCGGTGAGCGAATGGTGGTGCGCTCCAGCACGCCGGCAGCCTCACGCATCTGCTGGCGCACGCTGTCCAGATCGGATTCGGCGGTTTCGAGCGCATCGAGCGCCGCCTGCTTGTTGGAATTGACGGCGATGATGGCTTCCTGGCGGAATTTGGCAACCTCCGCCTCGCTCTCGTTGAG is a window of Rhizobium sp. N324 DNA encoding:
- a CDS encoding GNAT family N-acetyltransferase, encoding MRIDIIDTIAGFEALRDNWDQVFMDDPDAQHFLSWIWLKNYLSRRRRWFILALRERDPDAPYVAFFPLRLITHLNEKTGQFYDEIIMAGNFAADYTGFIVRPDYEHHAIAGFASFIKHQNWTDLKLEYFCGPAGRREKMIAALRGPEVMFRDSSPKNSENIDNTICPIVPLPASFHDYLEQRMSSQTRQKLRRFLRKVEGDDIYRITMANPKTIERDLDILFNLWRAKWSARKGTERTERLIITTREMLMDCFNSGNLDVPVLWHGDQPLGALANIVDRQKKAILFYITGRDETWKTPSPGLILHGYCIRRAIEQGFKTYDFLRGNEPYKYMFGVEERRISCTLFRTRNGHNLHGALNPRSVRFVYEQALDMYRNGARGKAEIAFNQVLQSVPGHTGAEFGIANLLFDRGKLAEALAAYKALAEQAPDPTPIRMRLGDTQLALHQYDQAAETFRRVGEAGPHLIQAQYKRGIALAAGKRLAEAEAVFAAIQDFHSDDPAALDYITKATAALELIQARAEPHKTDVAPETIARWSRGGLLGERRRPRLH
- a CDS encoding DEAD/DEAH box helicase encodes the protein MQTNADGAERERLLAILDFWHKIEFFIPYDLSSRIVAGEGRSVFWLHARTLDDDGAALSRPAIPEEKQITGFTLFLGVFSKSEITSVRRHFDSVAADFAEYEDAERGDLDGDTCFASLQLAPSGQPIFETFSVSTLPWALGRVRKSGLAALSHQAFADSKRQLTELLQNFRAQRQLRSSSLDDDADQPLDAGEILTLHELLCDWAGFASRQEKPIAAVEIRYKDRAERPDVLSLPPQQESHAPDADNEEDESASIEDEIGILNSFFIEDIERAMMHVKHGDIPEPLRRYLTPLAPEKRIDLYSEDGRRAIVRALHPGNLNRGRWLSEPHHAMSLMQQFAINSALGELSETGLFSVNGPPGTGKTTLLRDMFADNLVRRARVLSSLKTARDAFDGSPRRAIFADRSTASISALIPALTGFEMAVASSNNAAVENISRDLPKRSSIARTSSLEYLQTVAHKIACQKDNGATVKLADGDRPWGLIACALGNARNRRAFKERFAFMEITERPNPGWSGAAKPQTIWEWRDDYEGPSFVEASSAFRAADERVRDKIGQYARYADLHDDIALVSQDAFCSDALERVGAAAAELRRAQERYDMVAAEMLRIGQELSDLKEEEQLLDRSAPAWWERVLPNTPARQHRQDVGANARRQLDLRKALADCEHHLAKTYEPQLEQALREHERAEQALRSRQKIWVRKRAEFDRLGEVLGHPAMPGSLADLETDRFQIDGLWHQDEFAGLRSALLEAALTLHEAWLAEVGKKGGGFGGNIVAISKLLSNNSPVDDQNIALIWQSLFMIVPIVSTTFASFARQFRGLEADSIGWVFIDEAGQAVPQAAVGALLRGRRVMAIGDPQQIEPVFVLPSALITAISALSPHTAAGQYSPNRASVQMLADAANRYGTTVPGEEADGLWIGCPLRVHRRCIDPMFGLANRIAYQNKMVFGLESRRPAGDAPPFYGDSAWIDVRGRVSGKQTVAEQTDFIVGVLTATYRRDGALPDLYIISPFKEIKNSLRQSLAHASWVDRHGNMRSPSKLSRWLRERIGTVHTFQGKEEDIVFMVLGADAEHSGAAAWAASKPNLLNVALTRAKRRCYIVGDRTLWQSFPYFRETANALETMQAAEFLTRNELS